The following are encoded together in the Bos javanicus breed banteng chromosome X, ARS-OSU_banteng_1.0, whole genome shotgun sequence genome:
- the LOC133242247 gene encoding RNA-binding motif protein, X-linked 2-like encodes MLDLGLRYREIVNINLVPDKKTGKSKGFCFLCYEDQRSTILAVDSFNGIKIKGRTIRVDHVSNYRLPEDSEEMDEVTRELQERGCGTHTPPPSSSEGSEDDKPTKKHKKDKKEEKKKKERQKTGREVQAE; translated from the exons ATGCTAGATCTGGGGCTGAG atACAGGGAGATTGTTAACATTAATCTGGTACCGGACAAGAAGACTGGGAAATCCAAAGGATTCTGTTTCCTCTGCTATGAAGACCAGAGGAGCACAATTCTGGCTGTTGACAGTTTTAATGGGATCAAG ATCAAAGGAAGAACTATCCGAGTGGATCATGTATCTAACTATCGACTTCCTGAGGACTCAGAAGAAATGGATGAGGTGACCAGAGAGCTGCAGGAGAGGGGCTGTGGGACTCATACTCCTCCGCCAAGTTCATCTGAGGGCTCTGAAGATGACAAACCcaccaaaaaacacaaaaaag acaaaaaggaagaaaagaaaaaaaaagaaagacagaagacTGGCCGGGAGGTACAGGCAGAGTAG